A single genomic interval of Spirochaetota bacterium harbors:
- a CDS encoding PIN domain-containing protein → MIAIIRMLFIVTSALFSGLFFFQYSLQAAIIAVIIASVAALVFIIAVEYISHTISTRMVIAALVGVFIGLIFAHLLVIAFVSIPLNLQPSTVKLISAIIYHVVGYATVLFFVINCDDIAIFDTIVPVKREEGRDGASYKILDTSVIIDGRISDICDTGFIEGILVIPNFVLNELQMIADSADSIKRNRGRRGLDILNKMQKDQRILVKISDVDFPEVNEVDAKLVKLAKLMDAKIITNDFNLNKVAEFHGVKVLNINQLSNALKPIVLPGEEMSVSLIKEGKDPNQAIGYLDDGTMVVVENGRSRLNSNVDVIVTSVLQTTAGRMIFARIKED, encoded by the coding sequence ATGATAGCTATTATACGGATGTTATTCATTGTCACATCAGCATTATTTTCAGGTTTGTTTTTTTTCCAGTATTCTCTTCAGGCAGCAATTATTGCCGTAATTATTGCTTCGGTTGCAGCACTGGTTTTTATTATTGCTGTTGAGTATATTTCACATACCATCTCTACACGTATGGTTATTGCTGCACTTGTTGGTGTTTTCATTGGGCTTATTTTTGCCCACCTTCTGGTGATAGCATTTGTTTCAATTCCACTTAATCTACAGCCATCAACAGTAAAGCTTATCAGTGCCATCATATACCATGTGGTGGGATATGCTACTGTTTTATTCTTTGTTATTAATTGTGATGATATTGCAATTTTTGATACGATAGTTCCGGTGAAACGGGAAGAAGGGCGTGATGGGGCTTCATATAAAATACTTGATACCAGCGTTATCATTGATGGCAGGATTTCAGATATATGCGATACAGGGTTTATAGAGGGTATACTGGTTATTCCAAACTTTGTGTTAAATGAATTGCAGATGATAGCTGATTCAGCTGATTCTATCAAGCGTAATAGAGGAAGAAGAGGGCTGGATATCTTAAATAAGATGCAAAAGGACCAGCGTATTCTTGTAAAGATATCCGATGTGGATTTCCCCGAAGTAAATGAGGTGGATGCAAAACTGGTGAAACTTGCCAAGCTTATGGATGCAAAAATTATAACCAATGATTTTAATCTTAATAAAGTTGCCGAATTCCATGGAGTAAAGGTACTGAATATAAATCAGCTTTCTAATGCATTAAAGCCCATTGTGCTTCCTGGTGAAGAGATGTCTGTTTCCCTCATTAAAGAAGGGAAGGACCCCAATCAGGCCATTGGATATCTGGATGATGGGACAATGGTTGTTGTTGAAAACGGAAGATCAAGGCTCAATTCCAACGTTGATGTAATTGTGACGTCAGTTTTACAAACAACTGCAGGGAGAATGATATTTGCCAGGATCAAAGAAGACTAA
- a CDS encoding CarD family transcriptional regulator — MFKVGDKIVYPLHGVGIIEAIEKKVVLSKRNEFYIITIINSGMKVMIPTEKAESIGLRRVIAKKDVTKVLNLLKKSDVETEDDWKIRYQNNVDKIKSGSIFAVAEVARDLYKRGKDKELSIMERKLYENAYQLMIHEIALAKGIDVDEAGNLVSEALSS, encoded by the coding sequence ATGTTTAAAGTAGGTGATAAGATTGTTTATCCTTTGCATGGGGTTGGCATTATAGAAGCTATCGAAAAAAAAGTAGTATTAAGTAAACGGAATGAATTTTACATCATAACCATTATTAACAGCGGGATGAAGGTAATGATTCCCACTGAGAAAGCTGAATCAATAGGATTGCGCAGGGTTATTGCAAAAAAAGATGTAACCAAAGTATTGAACCTGCTGAAAAAATCAGATGTTGAAACCGAAGATGACTGGAAGATCAGGTATCAGAATAATGTGGATAAGATTAAAAGTGGGTCAATTTTTGCAGTAGCAGAAGTTGCGCGTGACCTGTACAAGCGGGGGAAGGACAAGGAGCTTTCTATAATGGAAAGAAAACTGTATGAAAATGCTTATCAGCTTATGATACATGAGATAGCCCTGGCAAAGGGCATTGATGTTGATGAAGCTGGCAATTTGGTTTCCGAAGCGTTATCCTCATAA
- a CDS encoding flavodoxin family protein, giving the protein MPGSKKTNATIVALCGSPHTQGNTATALRLLFHELSGISKKIYFAYKLAVHPCTGCGYCSREYGCVFDDAMNELYDVLQRAHVIVIASPLYFSHLPSPLKSIIDRCQVLWEYYNRGNKPLHQQYGFALLLGAGNYGNMFVPSVITLRHFFNSLNYRFDEKKYLLLPDINNKKDIKNDDITKKIAATASYIQKLL; this is encoded by the coding sequence TTGCCAGGATCAAAGAAGACTAATGCAACAATAGTTGCGTTGTGTGGAAGTCCCCATACACAGGGCAATACTGCTACTGCACTGCGGTTACTGTTTCATGAACTATCGGGTATATCAAAAAAAATATATTTTGCCTATAAGTTAGCTGTACATCCCTGCACAGGATGTGGGTATTGCAGCAGAGAATATGGTTGTGTTTTTGACGATGCTATGAATGAACTGTATGATGTCCTGCAACGTGCTCATGTAATCGTCATTGCTTCACCATTATATTTTTCACATCTTCCTTCACCGTTAAAATCCATCATTGACCGCTGTCAGGTTTTGTGGGAATATTACAATCGGGGGAATAAACCACTCCACCAGCAATATGGCTTTGCATTGCTGCTTGGTGCAGGCAACTATGGCAATATGTTTGTGCCATCGGTGATTACATTGCGACATTTTTTTAATTCACTAAACTATCGCTTTGATGAAAAAAAGTATTTGCTGTTGCCAGATATAAATAACAAAAAAGATATAAAAAATGACGATATT